The DNA sequence GCACGGCTGACTCGTCCAATGGGGGTGTGCAGTTGTCGTTCCCGACACTACACAGGGTAACGGACGGGGGGCAGACAGCGCTTGCGAAAGGACATGCAGCCTGTTAGTTGCCACACAAACGGAATCCTACGGGGAAAACTCTACAGTTAGAATGGGCAAATGCGAGATTTGCAAGCGTTCGCGGCCGCGAGTTAAGCCTTGTTGCTCCACCTTGAGGTAGGCCAGGCGGTTGCGTTAACGTGCCTGCAAAACGTCCCTACGCACCTACCGCCCAACACTCGCTGCCCGCCGACTGCACCGAATCCCAGAGATTGCGATCGCCGTTGCTGCCGACCGGCGGCTGAGTCCTTGCCTTAAGGAGCTGCCATGTCACCCCCCACGCACCAGTCCGGCTCTCCCCAACCCGACGAGAGTCAGTCCGAGCTTTTGCCTGCACCCGTTCGGCCCCAATCCCCGAAGCCGAACGCTACCCCCCCGCAGCACCTCCAACCGCCAACTGCTCCCTCCAAGCCCGTTGCTCCAACACCACCTCGACCTGCCCCACCATCAGCTGCGACCCCGCCAACTGGTGATGGCGATACTGCCGATACGCTTGTCACGTCCGCCCGCAAGCATCCGATTCCTCCGCCTAGTTCGCCCAAGCAGTTTCGCGCGATCGGCTTGTTGCGCGGTCGCTATCAACCAGAACCGGATGGTCTGACGCGGGGCTCGCTGTTCGTGAGCGACGGCGAGGAAGAGCAAGAAGTAAAGTCGGTGCTGCTCGGTCGCACGATCAGCGTGGTCAAGAATCACTTGAACCTAGAGCAACCGCACTTGTGGGTGGTTTATCCCCGCACGCGCCAACGCGAGGGCGATTTGCACGTACAGATCGTAGGCGTGTGGGAGCCGGAAACGCTCAAGCCCGACCTAGCCGAGTCCGAGACAGAACCGACCAGCGATGCAATTGAAAGCGGGTATTTTTCGGTACGCGGTGAGGTCGTTTATTACGCTGAAGATAAAAACAAGATCGTTGTTAGCATTCGCCAGACAGCACGCCAGCCGTCGGACAAACCAAAGCTATTCAAGCTCGAACTATATGGGACGTTAGCCCAAGCGAACGCGCGCGGTCGGTTTTGGGATTTCCAAGTTGCCTTTCAGAACAACCAGCTCGTGGTTCGCGAGGCCACCTGCATCGGGGCAATGCCGCCGAAAAAGCCAGGCACAAAAAAGTCGCGCCCGCCCCATCATGGTCCGCACCGCGATGGCGACAGTCGCTCAACTGCAAGACTCCCCGAGCTTGCTGACAACCGCTCTACAGCAGGGCAGCGAGTACCCAAACCCATCAAGCGCACTGGCACGGATTGCTGACGTCCACCAGACGTCCGACTGCGGAAAACCAGTCAGTTGGGCGGTCAGGCGTGCCGCTGCCGTCGCCCAACTAGCGAAACACGCGATGGTCTAGGCTCGGCATTTGGCGGCGGACTTGGGCCAAATGGATTGGGTCGATCTCGGCGATTGCAACGCCCGGCTCTTCGCCTGCATCGGCGAGGACAACACCCCACGGATCGACGATCGCGGCATGCCCGTGACTTTGACGGCGCGCGTAGTGGTTGCCGGTCTGAGCGGGAGCGATGATATAACAGGTATTTTCGATCGCCCGCGCTCGGATCAGAACTTGCCAATGATCTTTGCCGGTATAGGCCGTAAAGGCAGCTGGGACGAACAGCACGTCCGCACCACGTGCTGACAGGTGGCGGAAGAGTTCGGGAAAGCGGACGTCATAGCACACCGACAGCCCGATGCTGCCGAGGGTTGGCGAAGGAAATAGCGGCGGCCACTCGCTCCCTGGCACGACCGTACTCGACTCGCAGTAAGTATTGCCGTCGGGTAAATTGACGTCGAAGAGGTGAACTTTTTGATAGCGCGCGACCTCCGCCCCGCTGGGGTCGACGAGCAGCGCCGTGTTAGTCACGCGATCGCGATCGACCGGGACTGGGAAGCCGCCGCCAAGGATCGCGATCTGATGGCGTTGTGCCATTGTCTTTAAAAACTTTTCGCTGCGCTCGGCAATCTCGGTTGCGCGGGTAACCTTATCGCTTTCGAGGCCGAGGAAAGAAAAGTTTTCCGGCAATCCGATCAACTTTGCGCCTCGCCGCACTGCCAGTTCTACGAGGTCTGCCGCCTCTGTCAGATTGCGATCGACATCGGGCGTGCTCGTCATTTGGACGGCAGCAGCGAGGTAGGTTTTCATCAGTTTGGAATTCGGTTGGAACGCGTGCAATCGGGCTTTTCGAGTATACCCCGCACGCCGTGCAGCCTGTGCTCTACAGCGCGATCGCCTCAACAACCCGCGCATTCTTTAACTCTTAGGCAATCCTGCCGGCTGTTCGCGATGCGATAATAACCGCGAGATTGAGGGGGCTCTCGACGCACGCGATCGCGATGACCACCAACGGCACGCCAGACGTGCAGGTTCCGCACGATTTCCTCGATCCCCGCATGCGGAAACCGCACGACCTGTTGGTGCGTCTAAGAGCAGCCAGCGTCAATCCCATTGATAGGAAGTTGCAGCGGCGCGGGACGTTTTACCCGGCGCAGATTCCGTCAATCCTGGGCTGCGATGGGGCCGGCATTGTGGCAGCGGTCGGCTCGCGTCGAGCGTTTTCAGCCGGGCGATGCAGTGTACTTTTGTTCTGGTGGGCTGAGGAAATTCGGTACGGGCAACTACGCCCCTTATGCCGTGGTGGACGAGCGCGTCGTCGCGCCCAAGCCGCGATCGCTCTCGTTTGCGGCAGCGGCACTGCTGGTATTGATTACAGCATGGGAAGCACTGGACAATCGCGGTCGCCTCGAGGCCGGTCGGCGCGTGCCGAACCATGCTGGGGCTGGCTGGGTCAGCCACGTGGCCGTGCAGCTAGCAAAACTCGCTGGGGCTGATGTAGCGACTACCGTCGGGTCCGCTGAAAAAGCCGACTTCGTGCGGGAACTGGGTGCAGATCTGCCGATCCAATCTAAAGACACCGACTTCGTGCGGGCGGCAATGGAGTGGACCGGGGGCGAAGGCGTCGAGTTGGCATTCGATACGGTTGGTGGCGCGACCTTCGCGCCTACCTTTGCCGCCGTGCAACCCGGCGGCCTCGTGACGCTGTTGAAGCCGGCCGCCGAAACGGACTGGACACTGGCGCGATCGCGAAATCTTTGCATCGGACTGGAGCTGTTGTTGACGCCGCAGCTAACCGACAATCTCGACGCCCAGGTCGCCCAGGCTAACATCCTCGCCCAATGCGCCCGCTTGTTCGATCGCGGCGAGCTAACCCTGCGCGTCGGTCAAACCTTCCCGCTGGAGCGGGCTGCCGACACAGATCGTGCGATCGAGACCGGCTCCACCACCGGCAAGATCGACCTTTTGATGCCGGAGTAAACGGTGGGAGACGCTCGCTCCTCGGCTCGAACGGCAAGTCCCCATTAAGCCAGTTTTACTTTCAGCAGCATGACGGACTTGCACCCGCCCGCTTGGCCGTGAATGTAGCTGGGGCATACCCCTGCATTCGCGTTGTTCGCGCGGATTCGCCGCAACCGTCCGCGTTAAGATCGACCGAGTTCCAGGGCTAGCGCTGGATCGAGCTTCGCATTCCTTGCTGGCTGGCGAACGGAACGCATCGCAGTAAGCAACACAGTAAATCGCAAACGAATATGGGGCGCGGGACGGCGCACGCAGGGACATGGGCAGTATTTTCGGTCACCTCTTCCGGGTATCTACGTTCGGCGAATCTCACGGTGGTGGTGTGGGCGTCATCGTCGATGGCTGCCCGCCGCGCCTCGAACTTAATACCGAGGATATCCAAACCGAACTGGATCGCCGCCGTCCCGGACAAAGCAAAATCACCACGCCGCGCAAAGAAACCGATACCTGCGAGATCCTCTCCGGTGTTTTCCAAGGCAAAACTACCGGCACGCCGATTGCGATCCTCGTGCGCAACCAGGACGCTCGCTCCCAGGACTACGAAGAAATCGCCCAGAAATACCGCCCCTCCCACGCCGACGCCACCTACGACACCAAATACGGCTTCCGTAACTTCCAAGGGGGCGGTCGTTCGTCCGCCCGCGAAACCATCGGGCGCGTGGCAGCTGGCGCCATCGCCCAAAAGATCCTCCGCCAGGTCGCCGGCACCGAGATCGTTGCCTACGTCAAGCGCATCCACGAGCTCGAAGCGATCGCCGACCCCACCACCGTCACCCGCGAGCAGGTGGAGCGCAACATCGTCCGCAGCCCGGACCCCGACTTCGCCGAACGGGCGATCGCTGCCGTCGAGCGCGCCCGCGATGAGAAAGACTCCCTGGGCGGCGTCGTCGAATGTGCTGTTCGTAACGTGCTTGCCGGGTTGGGCGATCCGGTATTTGACAAACTCGAAGCCGACCTAGCCAAAGCCATGATGTCCTTGCCGGCCAGCAAAGGCTTTGAAATCGGTTCGGGTTTTGCCGGCACCCTGCTCAAAGGCAGCGAACATAACGACGAGTTCTATACCGACGAGAGCGGTCGCACCCGCACGCGCACCAACCGCTCTGGCGGCATCCAGGGCGGCATCAGTAACGGCGAACCGATTATTCTGCGCGTTGCCTTCAAGCCAACCTCCACCATCGGCCGCGAACAGCGTACTGTGACCCGCACTGGCGAAGACACCGTCCTCGCCGCCCGCGGCCGCCACGATCCCTGCGTTCTGCCCCGCGCCGTACCGATGGTCGAGGCCATGGTTGCGCTCGTGCTGTGCGATCGCCTCATGCACCAAACGGCCCAGTGCCAGCTTCTGCCTTAGGGCATCCTTGCTTTTCATGCGTGGTTCGCTCGGCAGATAGCTGATTCGGCAGACATCTATTGGCGTGATTTGACTGACGCGATCCGACTGACATCCTACGACCAGAAACTCGGTTGGTGATGAGCCCTTGCCATTAGGAGAGCGGAGTTTGCTCGCCGCCGCCGCGATTCACGGTAACGGTTTTGGCAGCGTAGGCAAGACGCGATCGCACGCAAACAGCGTCCCGGCTGCTACGCACAACGGAATTGTCACCAGATTCAGCAGCGGCAGACTCACCAATCCCAAACAGACCAGCCCGAAACTGCCGCTGGCAGGGAAACTGCGCGCCACAATGCCGAGCTTTTGCCGGAAACGCAAGCGCCGCCGCTCCAGCGGAGCGTCCAAAAAGTCTAGGCAAACGATCGTTGCCGCAACTGTCACGCCGCCAAAGGTAATGACAACCGCACCCACACCTGGCACCAGACCGAACAGCAGCAAGCCCAACCACGCGCTCGCCAGCAAGAGCAATTTTTTGATCTCGAAGAGCAGTGCTCGCCAGATATCTCCCCAGATGCCAATATCGACGAACGTCACTTCGCCGCTGAGCTTGAGTTCGAGTTGCTCCGATAACTTCCCGTACCAGGGCGACCCGAGCACGCTCCCAAACTGCACCAACACGAACCCCACCACTAATGCCAATGCGACTGCCAGCAACACGCGCAGCAAGTAGCTAAATCCCAGGATGATGCTGTCAATAAAACCCAGCCATGCTGGGAGATCGTCAATCAAGTGGGCGACTTCGCGATCGAGCGCGAGGGTGAGCATTTCAAGGCGGTGCCAGCCAAAATAGGCTATGCTTCCGTACAGCAGGACCCCGAGCACTACATTCAACGCGATTGGCACGGCCAGATAGCTCCACAAGTGAGGCGATCGCAACAATAGTCCCAACGCCCGCAGCGGGTACGTTGCTCCTGCAACCAAACCGAATCCGCCCAAAACTCGCATCGACTTCGCTATTTCGCTTACCCGCGATCGCTCCGAATCCTCATTTCCCTGCGGTTGCTAGCCGCCGGTTTGCTATCCTAGCGTTAGCTTTCATCAAGCCGTTTGCCAGCATAGCTCAACGGCAGAGCAACCGCCTTGTAAGCGGTAGGTTAGGGGTTCAAATCCCCTTGCTGGCTTCCTTCTTTGGGCCACATTAGCATCGCGTGTTACCCACTGCCCCTCAGATACGCCGACCCTATCGCTAGGCAAGATCGAGCTATAAGCTGCATTTTTATAGACCTGAAGTTTGATACTCGTGTTGGTTGAGGAGCATGGCTAATTCAGAGTTCTGCCTGGCTGACTGACACATCTCTGAAAACCTCGGTCAGTCATGAATGACAGTTAAGAGAGCGAATACTGGAAAACCAGATTTGGTTGTCATGTTTAGCCCGAGCAATCTCGGATCCAAAAAAGGGGCTCGGGGTCAACTGCTGACAGTGGCAGGGGTTATAGTAGATTTCGTCCCTTAGCCAGTAATTCACGCAACCAGTTGCAGCCAATTTTTAGATAGCTCCGACCCGACTCCAGTGCGTATCTACCTGACGGCACCAGCCAGCCGCCTGCACGCTCCCCCCTGGCTAGAGGACCACAGCAGCGCTAGGGCAACCACCAAATACAGAAACTTGAGGGCTCGAACCGACCGAAGACTCGAAGCCGTCAGTTTGAACGCTCCCGATTTGCTTTTGAAAAATAGTTCCTCCATTGCAAACCGCAGGCTCTATTGCCACAAGGTCTGCAGGGAGGGCGGGTTCGTCGGCATTACACAATCTAAGGATGAGATGCCCTAAATACCAATCCCAGCAAGTTCGAAAGAACGGCCACCGATGTGGCAAGTAAAACTACCAGTGCAAGGACTGCGTCCGCTGAATGACTTAAACAAGTGCCTCAAGCCCCGCAAATTGTGGCGAAATTTCAGGGGTTTCAGGAGATGTGTCAGCCAGCAAGCTGCGGCGGTCAATTTGTCGAGTCCAACTCTCAACGCGGGTAGTGCTCCAGAGGTAGTGATAAGGCTCAACCCTTTGCCAGCTGGGCGTTATAGTCATGTATGAAGTACCAAATAGTACCAATATGGTTATCCAGCTTTTTTGAGAAGGACAAGCTTTCTCTAACCAGCCTTGAAATCCGCTGACGGAAGGTATTGCTTAGCCTTTCAATATGGTTTGTTTGACCACTTTTTTATTGACTGGTCGGTGACGTTTACTCGGAATTACCTTCTGACAGGCAATCCAGAAACCTTTATATGCAACAGCACATTGCCGATAGACCCCCGGTAAACTCGCCCATAGTTCCCACAGTTTACGAGCCGATTTACGACTGCAGTCGCCCACATAACTGCCAACAATTTCCCCCGCAACTCTGTCAATAGCTAACCAGATATAAAGTTCATAACTCTTCGATAAAACAAATGACCACATCTTGTCACATTCAATAGTCCATCGCCCCTTTGAATTCTCCGAATCCTTTACCTGGCGAGGGACACGGCAAAATTTTTGATTTACATAGTCTTGTAGCCAAGAGAAACTGACCCCGGCAACTCTAGCAATGCCATGCAGTGAAATTCACTCAAGCAAGAGCTTATCGATAACCTGTTTTTTCAGGAGAGACTGTAATTTTTTTGGGGTCGAGAACAAACTGACGGCCACAGTCTTTACATTCACAATTAGGCTTACCATTATGCACGGACCCATTTTTGATAGTGTGATGAGAGCCTCAACGAGGGTAAAGAGGCGAGATTGAGAATTGAAAAAAAAACAAGAATGAGGAAGCCCCTCACCTATCTAAGCGAGAACTTGGGAGGTGAGCGCATTCAGGAAAAAGACGATTGCGAGAAAGGGTCCCATGGTAAATTGATATTTTTGAAGTAGAGTTCGTAATTGATTCACTTTAAAGATATTGTATAGGATCATTGCCAGCCCAGTTGTCTGGTCCACCACTACTTGCAGATCGCCACCCCTGGCATACAGCATGAAAAGGTATTAATACTTAGTGAAATGAGCATGGAAAGTTAAGGATAGGAGCAGAAAAGAGGCATGCTGGTCAGGAAATTTATGCTCCTCTTGTGCAGATCGAAAGACTGGTTTATCGAATCAGAAGTTCGCTGTAAAGTGGCACCTCAAAACAAATTTATAGAGGTTCCCCGAAGAGAGTTTTAATAGTGTTGAAGATTCAGGAATTCACTTGTTAAAAGCTCAAATTTGCTGGATTCAGAACTAAAAGCAAAGCAAAGTTGCCCCTTTTACTGACTCGACTCGTGACTCAATCCTTTCTTATAGAATTGAGTTCGATTGAACTAACCTCTGCAACAGCTGCCAACAGGAGCTCTGATATCAAACAATTGTGGTTTGGTTGCAGCAAATTCGTTATCTGATACTCTGGAAATTTTTGCAAAAAATGGCAACTTTTTGAGAACATACAATTCCTTCACGATATCGAATAGTACCTTTTCAGATAGGATCTTGTCTCTTCTTACACTGCATAACTGACCTTCAGAGATATCCTTTAGCTTAGGGAGAGCCTCGAGGAGTAGGGTGCCAGATAGGCAAATGGTAGTTGTATTCCTAAAACTGCAAAATATGTTGCCAGTTTCAACATTTCCGGGTTCGAGCGGTCGCACGCTGAGATATGTGAACTTATATGTGTTAAATACATGTGTTAAAATGGAATCTAAAATCGATTGAGTAATACATATATAGAGATGAACTGCTCCCGACCTGGGGATGAATCAATCCAATTTGCGGCCGCAACTCTGGCTAGGGGCTTGAGAGTTTGCGGTACTAATGTTGTGATTTGAATTCCAAGCAACACGACAAACCCGTGTAAAGATGCGATGAGTCCAATAGACTCCGGCATCAGGCTCAATGCCATTCGTCGTTTGCAGTCTTCCCTCGTTCAGCCAGGAGCAAAACAATGAGTGACAACCTGCCGATCGTGCTCGACTTCACCTCCCCAAATACCCTCGGCGGGTATGATTTGCTCGTTGCGGACGGCAACAACCGCCTCTACGGCGAAGCAAGCAGCGATACAGTCGCTTGCCCTTACGGCAGCGGTGGCGATATCTCCAACACGACGACCGCATTAGCCAGCTTCCCAGGCGATGGCGACGACTACGTTGTGGGGGATGATAACGATAACTTAATTTATGGCGGAGCTGGCGACGATCGCATTTTCGGTCAGGGCGGCGACGACGGGCTTTACGGCGAGGACGGCAACGACGACCTGTCCGGCGGAATCGGCAACGACTACCTGAACGGAGGGGACGGCAACGACCGCCTGTACGGTGAGGACGGCAACGACCGCCTGTACGGTGAGGACGGCAACGACGAGCTCTACGGCGGGACCGGCAGCGATCTCATGTACGGTCGGGGCGGCAACGACTACTTGAACGGCGGGGACGGCAACGACGAGCTTCTCGGTGGGGACGGTAATGACTCTCTGTATGGCGGGAACGGCAATGACTACCTGAACGGCGGGTTCGGCGACGACAGCCTCGACGGTGGAGCCGGCATCGATACGGTCGATTACCGTTGGTGGAACGGTAACGTTATCTATGACCTAATGGCTGGAGTTGCTACTTTTGGGGGCGGCGGATACTCCCAGGTCATTGCCAACTTCGAGAACATCTACACGGGCAACGGCGACGATACCGTCATCGGAAATGCTGCTGATAACATAATTACGAGCCGTGCTGGCAGCGACCGCCTATATGGCGGGGACGGCAACGACCGCCTGTTCGGATATGACGACAACGATTTCCTTTTTGGCCAGGTCGGCAACGACCGCCTTTTCGGTGATGACGGTGACGACAACCTGTACGGTGAAGAGGGTGACGACTACCTGTACGGCGGGTACGGCAACGACTTCATCGACGGTGGGAGCGGCAAAGACTACCTCGACGGCGAAGCAGGCATTGATACAGTCAATTACCGTCAATGGCACGGTGGCGGTAGTTACAACTTGACTACAGAAGTTGCTAGCTTCCAGGGCTACTACGACGAGGTCATTGCCAACTTCGAGAACATCAGCACGGGCGACGGTAACGATTACATTGTTGGAAATGCTGCTCTTAATTTCATTCGGAGCGGTGGTGGCGACGATCGCCTGTTCGGTCTTGAGGGGAACGACCGCCTCTTCGGTGAGGACGGCAGCGACAACCTTTCTGGCGGTGTGGGCAACGACGTCCTATACGGCGGTCTGGGCAACGACGTTCTATATGGTGGTGACGGCACCGACGTCCTGTTCGGCGAGAATGGCGACGACTTCCTGTCCGGCGGGAGCGGCAACGACCGCCTCGAAGGAGGTAACGGCCACGACTACCTATCCGGGGGGAGCGGCAACGACTCCCTGTATGGTGGGAGCGGCAACGACCAATTGTATGGCGGGGATGGCAACGACTACCTATCCGGGGGGAGCGGCAATGACCGCCTCGACGGCGAAGGAGGCATCGATACGGTCAGTTACCGGCATTGGAAAAATGGCGGCACCTTCAATCTGACGACCGAAGTTGCTAGCTTGTCGGCAAACTTCTCCCAGGTCATTGCCAACTTCGAGAACATTGACACTGGCGACGGGAACGATACCGTCGTCGGTACTGCTGCGAGTAACGTAATTCATAGCGGTGCTGGCATCGATCTCCTCTACGGCGGGAGCGGCAACGATGCTCTCTTCGGCGAGGACGGCGAGGACCGCCTCTACGGTCAGGATGGCGACGACCGCCTGTACGGCGAGAAAGACAACGATTTCCTTTACGGTCAGGACGGCAAG is a window from the Rubidibacter lacunae KORDI 51-2 genome containing:
- a CDS encoding carbon-nitrogen hydrolase family protein, translating into MKTYLAAAVQMTSTPDVDRNLTEAADLVELAVRRGAKLIGLPENFSFLGLESDKVTRATEIAERSEKFLKTMAQRHQIAILGGGFPVPVDRDRVTNTALLVDPSGAEVARYQKVHLFDVNLPDGNTYCESSTVVPGSEWPPLFPSPTLGSIGLSVCYDVRFPELFRHLSARGADVLFVPAAFTAYTGKDHWQVLIRARAIENTCYIIAPAQTGNHYARRQSHGHAAIVDPWGVVLADAGEEPGVAIAEIDPIHLAQVRRQMPSLDHRVFR
- the aroC gene encoding chorismate synthase — encoded protein: MGSIFGHLFRVSTFGESHGGGVGVIVDGCPPRLELNTEDIQTELDRRRPGQSKITTPRKETDTCEILSGVFQGKTTGTPIAILVRNQDARSQDYEEIAQKYRPSHADATYDTKYGFRNFQGGGRSSARETIGRVAAGAIAQKILRQVAGTEIVAYVKRIHELEAIADPTTVTREQVERNIVRSPDPDFAERAIAAVERARDEKDSLGGVVECAVRNVLAGLGDPVFDKLEADLAKAMMSLPASKGFEIGSGFAGTLLKGSEHNDEFYTDESGRTRTRTNRSGGIQGGISNGEPIILRVAFKPTSTIGREQRTVTRTGEDTVLAARGRHDPCVLPRAVPMVEAMVALVLCDRLMHQTAQCQLLP
- a CDS encoding EI24 domain-containing protein, yielding MRVLGGFGLVAGATYPLRALGLLLRSPHLWSYLAVPIALNVVLGVLLYGSIAYFGWHRLEMLTLALDREVAHLIDDLPAWLGFIDSIILGFSYLLRVLLAVALALVVGFVLVQFGSVLGSPWYGKLSEQLELKLSGEVTFVDIGIWGDIWRALLFEIKKLLLLASAWLGLLLFGLVPGVGAVVITFGGVTVAATIVCLDFLDAPLERRRLRFRQKLGIVARSFPASGSFGLVCLGLVSLPLLNLVTIPLCVAAGTLFACDRVLPTLPKPLP
- a CDS encoding calcium-binding protein, with translation MSDNLPIVLDFTSPNTLGGYDLLVADGNNRLYGEASSDTVACPYGSGGDISNTTTALASFPGDGDDYVVGDDNDNLIYGGAGDDRIFGQGGDDGLYGEDGNDDLSGGIGNDYLNGGDGNDRLYGEDGNDRLYGEDGNDELYGGTGSDLMYGRGGNDYLNGGDGNDELLGGDGNDSLYGGNGNDYLNGGFGDDSLDGGAGIDTVDYRWWNGNVIYDLMAGVATFGGGGYSQVIANFENIYTGNGDDTVIGNAADNIITSRAGSDRLYGGDGNDRLFGYDDNDFLFGQVGNDRLFGDDGDDNLYGEEGDDYLYGGYGNDFIDGGSGKDYLDGEAGIDTVNYRQWHGGGSYNLTTEVASFQGYYDEVIANFENISTGDGNDYIVGNAALNFIRSGGGDDRLFGLEGNDRLFGEDGSDNLSGGVGNDVLYGGLGNDVLYGGDGTDVLFGENGDDFLSGGSGNDRLEGGNGHDYLSGGSGNDSLYGGSGNDQLYGGDGNDYLSGGSGNDRLDGEGGIDTVSYRHWKNGGTFNLTTEVASLSANFSQVIANFENIDTGDGNDTVVGTAASNVIHSGAGIDLLYGGSGNDALFGEDGEDRLYGQDGDDRLYGEKDNDFLYGQDGKDTLYGGSGDDRLSGGSGEDRLYGQDGNDFLYGEKDNDFLYGQDGKDTLYGGSGDDRLSGGSGDDRLYGDNDNDSLYGEDGNDSLYGGSGDDFLYGHNGNDFLYGWKDNDRLYGEDGNDFLYGEDGNDSLNGGNGDDSLYGGNGDDSLYGWKDNDRLYGQAGNDFLYGEEANDTLYGGSGSDRLYGGQGDDRLYGQAGNDFLYGENGNDFLYGKDGEDDLWGGTGNDVLSGEDGNDRLHGQDGNDSLYGGSGADFLYGKDGNDRLYGGQGSDALSGGAGEDTLLGFGDSTEFDTLTGGVGSDTFVLGDRSSAFYLGVGHASITDFDIEDTIQIHGELSDYRLSKSFNYGGDPALDTAILKGSDLIGVVEDTTAIALTANYFTTV